The genomic DNA AAAACATAGAGGACATTGATACATTAACTCACAACTGACCGCTGTCCCAACTGTACTGGATAGATAAGTACATATACCGATACAATTTACTTTGCATTTAGTAGTCCAACAGCACAAGGAACTAATGAATGTTTGAACACGTTCTTCTTGGCCATGGGCATTGTGAAGCGCCGGCCAGAGGGAAGCCTCTCGAactgagggtgtagagggtgggaGGGGTCACCAACGACAGCCAGTGCCTTCTTTTTGGTTgctttattgctattataaactgcttaccaacgtaattaaaccagtaaattgtaaaaaaataaaaaaatacaattatcATACCCATgctatacggtctgatataccacgggtttcagccaatcagcattcagggctcgaaccacccggtttataataCACATTGGAACTCAGACTCCACGCTGTCGGGACTATCCGTCTCATCACTCATAGGCTTTACAGTGTTCACAGAAGGGCGGGTCGCTCTCTGGGTCTCTGGCAGTCATCAGCTTGGTTttctgggagaggaggaggagagcaggcaCTCTCATTAGAGGAACTGTCACTATTCTCGAGGGGAATAGTGGGGAAGGAGCACGGCCACTGTAGTGAGGTCTCTGTTGGGACTGGGAGGCTGCTAGTGCTAGCTGCTGCATAAGTAGGCCTACTAGCTTCCACCTGCGATGGTGTTTGGTGGATTTGCCACGAGCTTGATCCGATAAAGCATTTTTGTGGTGTTTATGTGCACCACTTGGTCTTGCCTTAATCCATCGTGAACAACGCACTCACTATCCACCTGATTCACCTAACTTTTTTGAACTTGATAACCAATTAGGTAAGGAGGCCGAGGCGGGCTGCTGCCGGCACCACTGAGAAATAAGCTAATTAGATGCATGTAAActacattacatgaccaaaactatgtggacacctgctcgtcgaacatctcattccaaaatcatgggcattaatatggagttggtccccctttgcttctataacagactccactcttctgggaaggctttccactagatgttggaacattgctgcggggacttgcttccattcagccacaagagcattagtgaggtcgggcaatgatgttgggcgattaggcctggctcgcagtcggcgttccaattcatttcaaaggtgttcgaaggggttgaggtcagggctctgtgcaggcctcgctttgtgcacgggggcattatcatgctgaaacaggaaagggccttccccaaactgttgccacaaagttgaagcacagaattgtctagaatgtcattgtatgctgtagcgttaagatttcctttcactggaactaaggggcctagcccgaaccatgaaaaacagccccagaccattattcctcctccaccaaactttacagttggcactatgcattcgggcagttaGCAttacctggcatccgccaaacccagattcgtttggtggactgccagatgttgaagcgtgattcatcactccagagaacgcgtttccactgctccagagtccaattgcggcgagctttacaccactccagctgacgcttggcattgcgcatgattttaggcttgtgtgcggctgctcgaccatTTCATGACGCTCTCGACGAACATTTAttgtgctaacgttgcttccagaggcagtttggaactcggtgttgcaaccgaggacagacgatttttacactctacgcgcttcagcactcggcggtcccgttctgtgagcttgtgtggcctaccacttcgaggctgagccgttgttgctcctagacgtttccacttcacaataacagcacttacagttgactggggcagctctaggagggcagaaatttgatgaactgactcgttggaaaggccattctactgccaatgtttgtctatggagatactatggagattgcatggctgtgtgttcgagtttatacacctgtcagcaacggtgtggctgaaatagccgaatccactaatttgatggggtgtccacatatatttgtatatacagtgcctttggaaagtattcagaacccttgactttttctacttTTTGTaagttacaggcttattctaaaatgtattaaatcgtttttttccctcattgatctacaaacaaaacaacataatgacaaagcaaaaacacgttttcagacatttttgctaatgaaaaaaaattcaataaaaatattacatttacataagtattccgaccctttcctcagtactttgttgaagcacctttggcagtgattacagcctcgagtcttcttgggtatgacactacaagcttggcacagctttatttggggaatttctctcattcttctctgcagatcctctcaagctctgtcaggttggatggggagcgttgctgcacagctattttcaggtctctccagagatgttcgatcgggttcaagtccaggctctggttgggccactcaaggacattcagggactagggtcgttgtcctgttggaatgtgaaccttcgccccagtttgaggtcctgagcgctctggagcaggttttcatcaaggatctctctgtactttgctccgttcatctttgcctcgatcctgactagtctcccagtccctgccactgaaaaacatccccacagcatgatgctgccaccaccatgcttcaccgtagggaagcTGCCacatttcctccagatgtgacgcttggcattcaggccaaagagttcaatcttggtttcatcagaccagataatcttgtttctcatggtctgagagtctttaggtgccttttggcaaactccaagcgggctgtcatgtaccttttactgctgagtggcttccgtctggccactctaccataaaggcctgattggtggagtgctgcaaagatggttgtctttctggaaggttctccaatctccacagaggaactctagagctctttcagagtgaccatcgggttcttggtcacctccctgaacaaggcccttctcccctgattgctcagtttggccgggcggccagctctaggaagagtcttgctggttccagacttcttccatttaagaatgatggaggccactgtgttcttcgggaccttcaaggctgcagacattttttggtacccttccccagatctgtgccttcgacacaatcctgtctcggagctctaaagacaattcctttgacctcatggcttggttattgctctgacatgtactgtcaactgtgggacctaatatagacaggtgtgtgcctttccaaatcatgtccaatcaattgaatttaccacaggtggactccaatcaagttgtagaaacatctcaaggatgatcaatggaaacaggatgcacctgagctcaatgttgagtctcatagcaaagggtctgaatacatatgtaaataaggtatttcagttttttgtttttaatacatttgctaaaatttataaaaacctgttttcgctttgtcattatggggtattgtgtgtagattgctgaggattttttaaaaATTTGAATGAAGTCCTTAATGCAAAAAAAGTAATAAATAACATATCTACCATAATAAATGCGTAGCCCTATTCGCAAAATAAGACAGAAACTGGGTTTACTTGTGTTGACCCTCCACTACATGATCATAGGAgttgacaagacagcacaaacagatctgggaccagactaatATTTGTGTTATCATAAGCACTTCCATTTATTTCTCTCTGCGGTCTCCTCTCCTCCAAGGAGCCAGAGTTGTGTTACTCAAAGTAAACCCCAGGGACAAGCTGAACGTGCTGACTGACCTGGATGATAATAACCTGTCCTACATCCAGAACTTCCAGGGGACAGAGGAGGCCACGGACGAGATCTGCAAAACCGTCCAGCTAGCGCAGGAAAAAAATGTAAGGAAGGGCAGTTGGGCATACAATCTGTTCAATATCATAGTGTGtgaccagggtcatgttcattagggcacaccatagcaaaacCTTTTTTAAACGTTTTTTTTGCCATGGGAAACAACAATGAGTGTTTTGTATTGGACAAATCCAAGTAGTCCCTCCTTGTCCCTCATTTCTTCTGTTTCatgcctaatgaatatgaccatGATCCTTTGCATATGTGACTGCTatctagcctgatcccagatgtATGTACTTGGCATTTGATAGCacagactggcactcagactAACTGCTAACAGTGTGTCCAGGATATTCTCCTTCGGAGAGTACAGGGCTGACAaatagggatgggcacggttattcaaatATCTGAATGGACGTTAGTGTTCGATTACTTGGGAGAGTattcagtggtgtagtggtgtctgAAGAAGAGGGTATACTCTTAATTTTGCTCAACATTTCCTAAACAGCCTGCCCGGCTaaggaaaggcaccctgtgtgaaaTATTCTATGAGAAACAGTGAGATACATTCTGAATTACCATGCCAGCCCGCTCTTAATTTATTTTCAGTTCGACTTGCCATAAGTTCGGCGTCTGAAAACATTTACTGATATAAATTAGCTTTTATATGTTAGGCCTATATTTCAGTTAGCTCAAGCCAAAGAAGGATAAAAATAAAATCACTATTCATAAATGTGCTATTGTCTAATGTTATTTCAGTTAGATCGATAATTAAATGTACTGTATACTTTGATTATAAAATAACTAAATTGTTTAATATTCTTGCCTCAGTATATTCTGTTATTGATTCTTAAATATGATAATTTACAGATAGAAAGTACCGGTATGTACATTGCACAAAATAATACCATAAAAAGATGTTCCTGAAAAGTGCAATATGCACAATTTTATTATCTTTGTGCCCAGAGGGGCACAACAGCTTGGTTCATCATCATATAAAAAATACATAACTGTTTTCACAACAAGATGTTTATCATAAAAAAATGAGGACTAATTCAGTGAACAAGATTAGCGCCCGGACAAAAAAACGTGGGGGGAAAAAGTAGAAGAAGCCTGCTGTAGCATTCAGTTTTCAAGCGTCTTTCATttcaccatcctcctcctcctcttctactCCTCTTATGAACAAGACATTGTTGCATCTGTGTGGAGGGGAAACATATGGAAACTGTTAGCTCAGTGCGGGCTGGTTGTATGACAGAGAGAAGGGCTAGTTCTACATGcgtgtagcctggtcccagatctgtttctgtTGTCTCGCAACTCCCTTGGTCATTGTCACACCAAACTATGATGACCATAATAGGAGTTAACAAGgcagtacaaacagatctgggaccaggctaatgtgTGCAATCAGCTATGTGAAGTGCAAGTAAACAAATGAGCATTCCACTGAACTTACCTGACAAGCACCTCTCCTAGGTGTCCAGCCAATGCTCCATCCACATACTCTTCAGTGTTGGCCAACTATAAATCAGAGACAATAGATTTTATAACTAGGTGTTATAGATATTAGTGGTTATTATAGATATGTTACAGATGGCAATGCAAAACCAGACATGTACATATGTATGGCTCTGGATTTAATTGTCTGCACATAAGGTAATCATTCCAGAGCATGCTGTACAATGGTGCATTTCACCATTTGAGGATAATCATGTTCACACATTTTAGACATCGGTCTGGTCCACGTACCTGCATGTTCATGTAGCTGTCCACGGACACCAGGTATCCTTTGTATTCCATACCCCACTTCAGCTTCACCATCACGGGCTTGCCAGTTAGACCATTCAGGAACGGTTTGGGATTCAGCGGTAAACTCTGAAATGATATTTATTCACGTGCTGTTATGAGACTAGCTAGCATTAATGTACATTTGATCACATTAGCTCCATCTCACAGCTAGCTACTTAGATTCCTAGCTAGTCAAACTAGCCTTTCACATACTGTGGCAGTGCAAAGCAAAAGCGGCtaacaagttagctagctaacttagatgctaactagctagctagttggataATCACAACAAAAGCGCACAATGCGAATTTATGatagctactgtagctactggAATTTTTATGATAGCCTGGCATTTCACTACATATTATTAATTCTCATCCAACACCTCATTATATAGTCTATATTTACCATTTGTATGTTGTATGAGCGCTAACCACGACTGCACGCCGTTGTTGGTTGCAGGAAGCAGTGGTGAACTCTTCTGTTTTTTTcaatggcggttggcaaccaaaaGGTGCAtgaccgccaccaactggactggagtgtaaATTGTAAATTgtaattcttcttcttcttcttcttcttcttcttcttcttcttcttcttcttcttcttcttcttcttcttcttcttcttcttcttcttcttcttcttcaccaggaatcttcaacttcaattgctccacctccacacttaatgctaccccagaaatcactcctttcaatggtgccctgtacattttaacattttagtcatttagcagatgctcttatccagagcgacttacagtagtgaataCATTTGAATACTTTTTTAATTCTGGTCCCCCGTgctaatcgaacccacaaccctgacgcttgccatgctctaccaactgagctacatgggaacAAGCGCAAAGCAAGATACAGGTCTTTCCCCAAATTACGTAGCACAGAGTGGAATGTAAATCCATTACACTTTATTATACAAAAGGCAAAagggagaaaaaaataaaataatatatatatataaacaaaagAAAACCCACCACcacattccactactttgaccctttctgatcctacaccaggccaaCAGCCTGGGAGGATGGGACACTACCATTCAACCAGGAGTGAAAGTAGAATTAATTTATTCCCCGTACGGGACCTCCTATATGAGTATTTTCTCCTAAACAAGGTTTGTTTAGCTAATAACATGAAAATGTTACTTCAAACGACTTTTGGGTGTCTTGTTAACATTTCAACAACATGAAATCCATGTCTTAAACATTGCTACAATTCAGAAATACGAAAACATTTAATAGAATTACAaatagaatccctattaattcaaTAGGATCTCCGTGGGCCTAGTCGTAAagatttgtcatttaacttttaaaatgtattaccttttgtTGTGACATAAACACAGCCAgtcatgttttcatctgattgtcaaacaatcacttcaaagggCTCCTTTACTAGGCTACGAGTGCACGTTCATCCACTCGCAACATATTTCCACTCtccaaacagtggtgaatggaaagagacatctgttacataAAACAtcaaaaagtgtaatgacatttggTGATTGTCATTAGGCCAGAATTGGCCAGAATTGATGTGTCCACTGCTGTCCGCGCGCGTCTCGGTGCCGGCCACTCATTTCTGCCTTGGCAAAATATCAGTGTTCTCGTCGAACCACATCGCATTTTGGAGTGTAGGCTATACCACACATTTTCAAATCCAATCGCTCATTTTTCATGCCTCTGACATGCGGTAATAATAAAAAGTGATGTACTAGCTTACCGTTTCTttgacattttgttttaattattgtgataggctcatgttttaccaGTATGGCGTACCCCAACTATTTATTTTGCCGTACCAGACCATATCGCCTTAGTTTCACCCCTGCATtcaacactccctgtaactcctCTTCAGTAAAATCTCGTAAActcaagtacttctctgcagctgccaccatttctgtggtacagttgataaccatggcacctctgatccccagcaacatgggcacccctacagttaacacataCCGCtactgtcacaccagccttcgctttggctcccctcctgtccagctcaggcgttcggcgtcgcctgccttctagctgctgcctgctgaacctgctgctggcaaacgcccttcactcatcaaccctggacttgtctcgtcatcattacacacccctggttccaatccccactctatcactgtatatatactccctatgtcatttgtctttgtcggtcattgtatatgttgctttTATCCTGAGaagaatctctcctactattgcctgtgtactttatattttgcactgtgggttcgtcctgctttaagctatggtgctttaataaattcagtagttctaaacctgcgactgcctacTCCTCACTACACTTGTGACAGCTACTTTTACCGACACTACACATTTCtttgtcccatgccctcctgcacacttctcacatctacgaatctccctcctacacactgcttcaacatgaccataagcttggcatCTGAAACACCGTAGTGGGTCCGGAACAAAAGCTGTTACGGGATAACTGATATACAGTATCCTAACATTACTTTGGCAGGTAAAGACTCAgaatcaaaactcaaaaggacagacAGTGACTtttctgtttcaccacgctcaccaccgggcctgcgttgcaccaaacggcgggcgtCACAGACACCGAGAATCTTCAACTTCTGTTGATCCACCTCCACCCTctcagtaatcactcctttcaatggtgctcTGTTCCTGAGAGCAAAGCAATTAACAGGTATTTTCCCCAGACACGTGGTGTGGCGTGCCCGCTCCCTCTGGGCGGAATAAACTATTATCACAAGTACACTTCGGGTTACCTTCACCGATTCAACAGTACCCAACTCCTTTTTcacccaacctgacaccacaAAGGGGTCAGCCAATTTCATTCCTACTGGACCAGATGTATCTTTATCTTGACCATCGGTGCGAGACTCGAGCTCTGAGATCTTTATCACAACTGCCACCTCAGGTACTCCATCCTCATTCTCttccaattcacctccagagctATTGGAGTATGGCTCATCCTGTTTGTACTTGACGCCAATCTTCCTCGATGCCCCGTTTCCCTCATTATTGCTAGCTTCATCAGGAAACACGTAACCTACTTTCAGCTATCTCTTCATCGACCCCAAACCTGGAATTACACTTTCATCAGAATCATTATCACCATCACTGTCGGAATCCTGGTTTCATGTGTCTCCATCCTTTTCCACTACTACTTTTATTTTGCGTCTCTTGGCAGCCGCCATGGTAGGCTTCCCTCCCAAAAGGATGGGCACCTGTCTGATGCTTGTTGCTCCTACTTTTCTTGTTCCTCTTTGACTTCAGCATGGCTCCTAATTTAATAACTTTTAACTGTTGCAAGAGCCTCAATCCTCAAAGCTACGAGCCGAGCGTCACATTCTAGCTAGCACGCTCTGTGAAAACGTGAATTGTACACTGATGGAACAACAGTGGTGAACTCTGAACAGAGATACTGGATATAATGATGAGATGTT from Coregonus clupeaformis isolate EN_2021a chromosome 11, ASM2061545v1, whole genome shotgun sequence includes the following:
- the LOC121577380 gene encoding small nuclear ribonucleoprotein F; this encodes MSLPLNPKPFLNGLTGKPVMVKLKWGMEYKGYLVSVDSYMNMQLANTEEYVDGALAGHLGEVLVRCNNVLFIRGVEEEEEDGEMKDA